One segment of Terriglobia bacterium DNA contains the following:
- a CDS encoding sensory rhodopsin transducer, with protein sequence MRKPIGEKTWVIAEGYIPKESHGPEPQMTSHETVCLLNCSDNDAHVEITIYYKDREPVGPYRLIVSARRTRHVRFNDLREPEMIPRDTDYSSVIESDVPIVAQHTRLDSRQANNGLLSTIAYPSAA encoded by the coding sequence ATGAGAAAACCAATTGGAGAGAAAACGTGGGTGATCGCTGAAGGATACATTCCCAAAGAGAGCCACGGGCCTGAGCCGCAGATGACAAGCCACGAAACTGTGTGTCTGCTGAATTGCTCAGATAACGACGCACATGTGGAAATTACCATTTATTACAAGGACCGTGAGCCAGTTGGCCCGTATCGCCTGATCGTATCTGCGCGGCGAACCCGGCATGTGCGATTCAACGATCTTCGCGAGCCAGAGATGATTCCCAGAGACACGGATTATTCGAGCGTCATAGAGTCTGATGTGCCGATCGTGGCGCAGCATACGCGGCTTGATTCTCGCCAGGCCAACAACGGCCTGCTGAGCACCATCGCTTATCCCAGCGCGGCATGA
- a CDS encoding PIG-L family deacetylase produces MLRLLCFTAHPDDEAGSFGGTLLRYAERGVETHVICLTPGQAATHRGSAKSDDELSATRRLEFNAACKLLKVSRGTVLDYPDGKLDRQDFYEVVARLTRLVRELRPQVVITMGTEGAITAHPDHSMISVFATMACHWAGRTNRFIDQLKNGLAPHRTQKLYYATALFTMPDRQPVSLAPTTTVIELKQHEIDAKIAAFKLHTSQAPLFGFFEETIRRRGKTEVFHLANSAKPSKMAMETDLFAGIEE; encoded by the coding sequence ATGCTTCGGCTCCTCTGTTTTACCGCCCATCCTGACGACGAAGCCGGCAGCTTTGGCGGCACTCTTTTGCGCTACGCTGAACGCGGCGTGGAAACCCATGTGATTTGCCTTACCCCCGGCCAGGCAGCCACGCATCGCGGCTCGGCCAAATCAGACGACGAACTTTCCGCCACTCGTCGCTTGGAATTCAATGCTGCCTGCAAGTTGCTGAAAGTAAGCCGCGGAACCGTGCTCGACTATCCCGACGGCAAGCTCGATCGCCAGGATTTTTATGAGGTAGTGGCCAGGCTGACTCGGTTGGTCCGCGAGCTGCGTCCGCAGGTGGTGATCACCATGGGAACAGAAGGCGCCATCACCGCACACCCGGACCACTCCATGATTTCCGTCTTCGCCACCATGGCCTGCCACTGGGCCGGACGCACGAATCGTTTCATCGACCAACTGAAAAATGGACTTGCGCCCCATCGTACGCAGAAGCTCTATTACGCTACCGCTCTCTTCACCATGCCAGACCGTCAGCCGGTCTCGCTGGCGCCCACTACTACCGTTATCGAACTAAAGCAGCATGAGATTGATGCCAAGATAGCAGCTTTCAAACTCCACACATCCCAAGCGCCCCTGTTCGGCTTTTTTGAAGAGACCATCCGCAGGCGCGGCAAGACAGAAGTATTTCATCTGGCCAACAGCGCAAAGCCAAGCAAGATGGCAATGGAAACTGATTTGTTTGCAGGAATCGAAGAATAA
- a CDS encoding patatin-like phospholipase family protein, with the protein MKNQLKRIVRSVRALGRELARQTVPAVPPVEPPRIPKVGIALGGGFARGLAHIGILKVLEEENIPVDFIAGTSVGSVIGAAYASGISAKELEEVAALVRFKDFSRWTFSRFGLFSNDKMSIFLRKVLRCKTFEELKIPMAIAATDIITGDAVVFTKGDLVDPVRASCAYPGMFQPVRIGEQLLVDGLLAHSVPATPLRDMGAERVISVHLAAHWVKPGGPRHVFDVIGQCFSIAQERMCGPWKAASDIVLQPEIGEFAYDDFVRAPDLIRCGEVAARAAMPEIRAWMPAPVVASAPASEPALDPAMVAQADWQTATQPAPLKT; encoded by the coding sequence TTGAAGAATCAGCTGAAAAGAATCGTACGGTCCGTCCGCGCCCTGGGACGAGAACTTGCCCGCCAAACTGTTCCTGCAGTGCCCCCCGTTGAGCCGCCGCGGATTCCCAAAGTCGGCATTGCGCTGGGTGGAGGTTTTGCCCGCGGACTGGCCCATATCGGCATCCTGAAAGTTTTGGAAGAAGAAAATATTCCGGTGGACTTTATCGCCGGCACCAGTGTTGGATCGGTCATTGGCGCGGCTTATGCCAGCGGTATCAGCGCCAAAGAACTGGAAGAAGTAGCGGCGCTGGTCCGATTCAAAGATTTCTCCCGCTGGACCTTCTCCCGCTTTGGACTCTTCAGTAATGACAAGATGTCAATCTTCCTGCGCAAAGTGCTGCGCTGCAAAACTTTTGAAGAGCTTAAGATTCCCATGGCCATTGCCGCCACTGACATCATTACCGGCGATGCCGTGGTCTTTACCAAAGGCGACCTGGTGGACCCTGTGCGCGCCAGTTGCGCTTATCCTGGAATGTTCCAGCCTGTAAGAATCGGCGAACAGTTGCTCGTCGACGGGCTTCTGGCCCACTCGGTCCCGGCCACTCCCCTGCGCGATATGGGCGCAGAGCGTGTAATCTCCGTCCACCTGGCGGCCCATTGGGTCAAGCCTGGCGGTCCGCGCCATGTGTTTGACGTGATTGGGCAATGCTTTTCCATCGCCCAGGAGCGAATGTGCGGACCGTGGAAGGCCGCGTCGGACATTGTGCTTCAGCCGGAGATCGGCGAATTCGCTTATGACGACTTTGTTCGCGCCCCCGATTTGATTCGCTGCGGAGAAGTAGCCGCCCGCGCCGCCATGCCGGAAATCCGCGCATGGATGCCCGCGCCTGTGGTGGCCAGCGCTCCTGCATCAGAGCCCGCGTTGGATCCGGCGATGGTCGCGCAAGCGGACTGGCAGACCGCCACGCAACCCGCTCCTTTAAAGACCTAA
- a CDS encoding FAD-binding protein, with the protein MSASKNPIFPLDDLKNSIASRPRDWRSASGVDVKGLEAELRSNIEGEVRFDSGTKAMYAVDAGNYRQVPIGVVIPRSKEDVVQAVNACHKYGAPLLSRAGGTSIPGQTCNTAIVLDWSKYMHGVQEINIRERWARVLPGTVCDELRNEAMQVSGNLLVWGPDPATHTHCCFGGMIGNNSCGAHAQMSGRTHENVDELEILLYDGTRMKVGWMDDAELERCTGHGGRTGDIFRYLKSLRSHYAELIKERYPKIPRRISGYNLDQLIPDRDGRFNIARALVGSEGTLVTILEAKVRLIDAKAERVILMLGYPDVYEAADHVLDIDPFQPTALEGIDEDLYQNIEKKAGRNSRYLKLLPEGKGWLMAEFGAEKKQDAIDLAKHVMEVLRKKPGSPSMKLFTDKSEMEHLWQVRESGLGTTAFVPGEPDTWEGWEDSAVAPEKLGGYLRDLRALYNKYDYNSVLYGHFGQGCVHCRVSFDLMSEPGIRKWRSFMDEATDLCVKYGGSLSGEHGDGQARAEFLYKMFGDKLIEAFREFKSIWDPDWKMNPGKIVDPYRIDENLRLGADYHPWEPETHFKYPDDKGRFAHAALRCVGVGKCRRKDAANPDDDTMCPSFMVTHEERHTTRGRAHHFWEMLNGNVITGGWRDENVKESLDLCLSCKGCKGNCPVNVDIATYKAEFLSHYWEGRIRPRHAYAFGWIDQWARLASIWPGVVNLVTQTPGLSHLAKLAAGMPLGRTIPEFAPQTFRNWFMKRKSADSATKGKVILWPDTFNNYFFPETAQAATEVIEHAGFSVEIPRTHLCCGRPLYDYGMLDAAKLYLRRVMKALRSPIESGLPIVVLEPSCASVFRDELTNLFPDDPLAQKLKAQTLLLSEFLETKAKNYQPPHLQRKALVQGHCHHKSVLRFDAENAVLKKLGLESQVLNSGCCGMAGSFGFESSKYDISIAIGERRLLPEVRKAEISTIIIADGFSCREQIAQQTGRQALHLAEVIQIAQTDGRVDGIYPEAALVKRREASRRNARWRALAALSVTAVGGVLLAKRLNRSDR; encoded by the coding sequence ATGTCTGCCAGCAAGAATCCAATCTTTCCGCTCGACGACCTCAAGAATTCGATTGCCTCGCGCCCCCGCGACTGGCGCTCCGCTTCCGGCGTGGATGTGAAGGGTCTGGAAGCTGAGCTGCGCAGCAACATCGAAGGCGAGGTGCGTTTCGACAGCGGGACGAAAGCCATGTATGCCGTGGACGCTGGAAATTACCGGCAAGTACCGATCGGGGTGGTCATTCCGCGATCAAAGGAGGATGTTGTCCAGGCTGTTAACGCGTGCCATAAATACGGTGCGCCACTGCTCTCGCGGGCAGGCGGTACCAGCATTCCCGGCCAGACTTGCAACACTGCCATTGTGTTGGACTGGTCAAAATACATGCATGGAGTGCAGGAAATAAATATCCGCGAGCGCTGGGCACGCGTGCTGCCGGGAACGGTCTGCGATGAATTACGCAATGAGGCAATGCAGGTAAGCGGCAATCTTCTGGTATGGGGGCCAGATCCCGCCACTCACACACACTGCTGCTTTGGAGGCATGATCGGCAACAACTCGTGCGGCGCGCACGCGCAAATGTCCGGCCGCACGCATGAAAACGTTGACGAACTTGAAATCCTGCTTTACGACGGCACGCGCATGAAAGTGGGCTGGATGGATGATGCTGAGTTGGAGCGCTGCACCGGTCACGGCGGCCGAACGGGAGATATATTTCGCTATCTCAAATCATTGCGTTCGCATTACGCGGAGCTGATCAAGGAAAGATATCCCAAAATTCCGCGCCGGATATCCGGTTATAACCTTGATCAGCTGATACCTGACCGCGATGGCCGCTTCAACATCGCACGCGCCCTGGTCGGGAGCGAAGGCACGCTCGTCACCATCTTGGAAGCCAAAGTGCGATTGATTGATGCCAAAGCAGAGCGTGTGATCCTGATGCTTGGCTATCCAGACGTGTATGAGGCGGCAGACCACGTGTTGGATATCGACCCATTTCAGCCAACCGCGCTCGAAGGCATTGACGAAGATCTGTATCAAAACATAGAGAAAAAAGCAGGGCGGAATTCGCGCTATCTGAAACTACTGCCCGAAGGCAAAGGGTGGCTCATGGCGGAGTTTGGCGCTGAAAAAAAGCAGGACGCAATTGATCTTGCAAAACACGTCATGGAAGTCTTGCGAAAGAAGCCCGGCTCCCCTTCCATGAAACTATTCACCGACAAATCTGAGATGGAACATCTGTGGCAGGTGCGCGAATCGGGTTTGGGAACAACAGCCTTTGTTCCCGGCGAGCCAGATACATGGGAAGGGTGGGAAGATTCCGCCGTTGCGCCCGAAAAGCTAGGCGGATACCTCCGTGACCTGCGCGCCCTCTACAACAAATACGACTATAACTCTGTGCTTTATGGACATTTTGGCCAGGGCTGCGTCCATTGTCGCGTCAGTTTTGACCTGATGAGTGAGCCAGGAATTCGCAAATGGCGTTCCTTCATGGATGAGGCCACGGATTTGTGCGTGAAATATGGCGGTAGTCTCAGCGGAGAGCACGGTGACGGCCAGGCACGCGCTGAATTTCTATACAAAATGTTTGGCGATAAACTCATTGAAGCATTTCGCGAGTTCAAATCCATCTGGGACCCCGATTGGAAAATGAACCCCGGAAAAATCGTTGATCCGTATCGCATCGATGAAAACCTGCGGCTTGGAGCGGACTACCACCCTTGGGAACCGGAAACGCATTTCAAATATCCAGACGACAAAGGCCGCTTCGCGCATGCTGCGTTGCGCTGCGTGGGTGTGGGCAAGTGCCGCCGCAAGGATGCGGCCAATCCAGATGACGACACTATGTGTCCCAGCTTTATGGTCACGCATGAAGAGCGGCATACGACCCGAGGGCGAGCGCATCACTTCTGGGAGATGCTCAATGGCAACGTGATTACCGGCGGCTGGCGTGACGAAAATGTAAAAGAGTCATTGGACCTCTGCCTCTCCTGCAAAGGATGCAAGGGCAATTGTCCGGTGAATGTGGATATTGCCACCTACAAAGCTGAATTCCTTTCACACTACTGGGAAGGCCGCATACGCCCTCGGCATGCTTACGCTTTTGGATGGATCGACCAATGGGCACGTCTGGCGTCGATCTGGCCCGGAGTTGTCAATCTCGTCACCCAGACTCCGGGCCTCAGCCATCTGGCCAAGCTGGCTGCGGGTATGCCGCTGGGCCGTACGATTCCAGAGTTTGCTCCGCAGACATTCCGCAACTGGTTTATGAAACGGAAGTCGGCCGATTCCGCCACGAAGGGCAAAGTCATCCTATGGCCGGACACGTTTAATAACTACTTTTTCCCGGAAACAGCGCAGGCAGCAACGGAAGTGATAGAGCATGCGGGGTTTTCAGTGGAGATACCGCGGACGCATCTCTGCTGTGGCCGTCCTCTTTACGATTACGGCATGTTGGATGCCGCCAAGCTCTACTTGCGCCGAGTGATGAAGGCATTGCGCTCTCCGATTGAATCCGGTTTGCCAATCGTGGTGCTGGAACCAAGCTGCGCTTCAGTGTTCCGTGACGAACTCACAAATCTTTTTCCGGACGACCCACTGGCGCAGAAACTGAAGGCACAAACGCTGCTGTTGAGTGAGTTTCTTGAGACAAAAGCGAAGAATTACCAGCCTCCGCACTTGCAACGTAAGGCGCTTGTGCAGGGCCATTGCCATCACAAGTCAGTGTTGCGATTTGATGCTGAGAACGCCGTTCTAAAGAAACTGGGACTTGAGTCACAGGTTCTCAACTCGGGATGCTGTGGCATGGCTGGTTCCTTCGGTTTCGAGAGCAGTAAGTATGACATTTCGATAGCCATTGGTGAGCGCCGCTTATTGCCGGAAGTGCGAAAAGCAGAGATATCCACAATCATTATCGCGGATGGTTTCAGCTGTCGCGAGCAGATCGCACAGCAGACAGGTCGCCAGGCGCTGCACCTGGCTGAGGTGATTCAGATCGCGCAGACAGATGGCCGCGTTGACGGTATATATCCAGAGGCAGCTTTGGTGAAACGTAGAGAAGCGTCCAGGCGTAACGCTCGATGGCGCGCCTTGGCGGCGCTTAGCGTCACAGCGGTGGGAGGAGTGCTCCTGGCCAAACGCTTAAACAGATCAGACAGATAG
- the ric gene encoding iron-sulfur cluster repair di-iron protein, with protein sequence MNLSATRTVRELAIEIPNATRTFEKLGIDYCCGGGKSLSDACMHAHLPVDDVLRALEQGGSFTPTTEASLPDFTNGALGSLVEHIVTTHHVYVKQEIPRLQQLLHKVVSVHGKNHPELGKIQQTFQGMAAELTSHMMKEEHILFPHIVALESAVSTGRPKPMPVFGTVSNPVHMMQLEHDSAGAALKSISELSGNYTPPEDACFSYKTLFTALKEFESDLHQHVHLENNILFPRAIAMEGKTEVCV encoded by the coding sequence ATGAATCTAAGTGCCACCAGGACAGTCAGAGAGTTAGCCATAGAAATTCCCAATGCGACCCGGACTTTTGAGAAGCTCGGCATCGACTATTGCTGCGGCGGGGGAAAATCGCTGAGCGATGCCTGCATGCATGCGCATCTTCCCGTTGACGATGTGCTGCGCGCTTTGGAACAAGGCGGCAGCTTTACACCGACGACAGAAGCCAGCCTGCCGGATTTCACGAACGGAGCGCTCGGTAGCCTAGTCGAACATATTGTTACCACTCACCATGTCTATGTGAAACAGGAAATCCCGCGCCTCCAGCAACTTTTGCACAAGGTGGTATCGGTCCATGGAAAGAACCATCCAGAACTGGGCAAGATCCAGCAGACATTCCAGGGAATGGCCGCTGAGCTGACTTCGCACATGATGAAAGAAGAACACATTCTTTTTCCTCACATCGTCGCTTTGGAAAGTGCCGTCAGCACTGGCCGACCGAAACCGATGCCCGTTTTCGGCACTGTGAGCAACCCCGTGCACATGATGCAACTTGAGCATGATTCAGCGGGCGCTGCCCTGAAGTCGATCTCCGAACTGAGTGGGAACTACACGCCCCCTGAGGATGCCTGCTTCAGTTACAAAACGCTGTTCACCGCCTTGAAGGAGTTCGAAAGCGATCTGCATCAGCACGTTCACCTTGAGAACAACATACTCTTTCCGCGCGCAATCGCCATGGAGGGCAAAACGGAGGTTTGTGTCTAA
- a CDS encoding DUF5911 domain-containing protein, producing the protein MAEIRDYAAVGDCRSAALVSRYGSVDWLCWPRFDSPSIFAAILDKEKGGYWSISPAAPSQFERAYIRGSNVLETHFICPTGHATLTDLMPVASEEFKRRHMLPDHELLRQIVCTEGEIKLEVAFCPRPYYGARELKLQNLGAHGLRLEFRRGAYFLRSSIPLKIDGNEARAEISMRDGDVLQFSLSYSEESPAILPALGENATASIERSVKWWQGWAARAKYQGPYRDAVVRSALALKLMAYAPSGAITAAVTTSLPERIGGSLNWDYRYCWLRDASLTVRALLGLGYIEETESFMTWMLHATRLTQPQLRVLYNVFGGMARREEELDLAGYFDSRPVRIGNGARHQLQLDVYGEVIEAAAQYAQRHGHFDRTTQKVLIGFGKYVAKHWNLADEGIWEPRSGGAHHTHSRLLCWTALDRLLALSDKGFLDGVPRQQFEQERGRIRQQIEHRAWNEGLQSYVSVLDGDCVDATLLRLPWYGFEEAQSLRMKSTYRRIRQELSAGDGLLFRYRSQPPEGAFGICGFWAVEYLALGGGTLEEAHALFDQLLKYGNDLGLFAEEIDPGTGDALGNFPQAFTHIGLISAALTLEEKERGESHPAAQTGENVKSGSREVIQ; encoded by the coding sequence ATTGCCGAGATTCGCGATTATGCAGCGGTTGGAGATTGTCGTTCTGCAGCTCTGGTTTCAAGATACGGATCAGTAGACTGGCTTTGCTGGCCGCGATTTGATAGTCCGTCGATTTTTGCCGCCATTCTCGACAAGGAGAAAGGCGGCTATTGGTCGATATCTCCGGCGGCACCGAGCCAGTTCGAGCGCGCTTACATTCGTGGTTCCAATGTTCTTGAAACTCATTTCATCTGCCCAACCGGGCACGCAACTCTCACTGATCTCATGCCGGTGGCTTCAGAAGAGTTCAAGCGGCGACACATGCTGCCCGATCACGAACTTCTGCGGCAAATTGTATGTACAGAAGGAGAGATTAAGCTGGAGGTAGCATTCTGCCCTCGTCCTTATTATGGAGCGAGAGAACTGAAGCTCCAGAATCTGGGCGCGCATGGTTTGCGATTGGAATTCAGGCGGGGAGCCTATTTCTTGCGCAGCAGCATTCCTTTGAAGATCGATGGAAACGAGGCCCGCGCAGAGATCTCAATGAGAGATGGTGATGTGCTCCAGTTCTCGCTCAGCTATTCGGAAGAGTCGCCCGCCATACTGCCGGCATTGGGTGAAAATGCAACTGCTTCAATCGAGCGTTCCGTAAAATGGTGGCAGGGATGGGCGGCGCGAGCAAAGTACCAGGGACCGTATCGTGACGCAGTCGTGCGTAGCGCTCTGGCGCTCAAACTCATGGCGTATGCGCCTTCGGGAGCGATCACAGCCGCCGTAACAACTTCACTGCCTGAGCGGATTGGAGGCAGCCTCAACTGGGACTATCGCTACTGTTGGTTGCGTGACGCATCGCTGACCGTGCGTGCGCTTTTGGGCCTTGGTTACATCGAAGAAACAGAAAGCTTCATGACCTGGATGTTGCATGCCACGCGGCTGACCCAGCCTCAATTGCGTGTCCTGTACAACGTTTTCGGTGGGATGGCTCGTCGCGAAGAAGAACTGGACCTTGCGGGCTATTTCGATTCCCGGCCAGTGCGAATTGGTAACGGCGCAAGACACCAGCTTCAACTTGATGTCTATGGAGAAGTGATAGAAGCTGCGGCCCAGTATGCACAGCGGCATGGACACTTTGACCGCACTACACAAAAAGTCTTGATCGGCTTTGGAAAGTACGTTGCGAAACACTGGAACCTTGCTGACGAGGGCATATGGGAGCCAAGGTCCGGGGGGGCCCACCACACCCATTCGCGACTGCTCTGCTGGACGGCTCTCGATCGCCTGCTTGCGCTCAGCGACAAAGGCTTTCTGGATGGAGTGCCACGCCAGCAATTTGAACAGGAGCGCGGACGGATCCGGCAACAGATAGAACACCGAGCATGGAATGAGGGCCTCCAGAGCTATGTAAGTGTCCTTGATGGTGACTGCGTAGATGCCACTCTGCTACGCCTCCCATGGTATGGCTTTGAAGAAGCACAGTCCCTTCGCATGAAGAGCACGTATCGCAGAATCCGTCAGGAACTGAGCGCCGGTGATGGTCTCCTGTTTCGCTATCGGTCCCAACCTCCTGAGGGGGCGTTTGGTATATGCGGCTTCTGGGCCGTGGAGTATCTCGCGCTGGGCGGAGGCACGCTAGAAGAAGCCCATGCTCTCTTTGATCAACTTTTGAAGTATGGAAATGATCTCGGCTTGTTTGCTGAGGAGATTGATCCTGGGACAGGAGATGCCCTTGGGAATTTCCCCCAGGCGTTCACACACATCGGGCTGATCAGCGCGGCGCTCACCCTGGAAGAAAAGGAACGCGGAGAGTCTCATCCTGCCGCACAGACCGGCGAAAATGTTAAATCAGGCAGCCGCGAGGTGATCCAGTGA
- a CDS encoding Crp/Fnr family transcriptional regulator, whose amino-acid sequence MPAVPHVLTILRRVPIFNGLTETEFQFLAERAVPRDYHKGEILFTEGDPCTGLFVIETGHVRIFKSSPNGREQILTVEGPGSSVAELPLFDGGTYPASSAAVGDARIYFISKQDFHSLCLVHPQVPLKVLKVVGGRLRKLVAIIEELSFTTVRSRLISVLIRLAKTGKKTAAGIEVQLPSSNQELASEIGTVRELVSRNLSRLQAEELISMDAKTVVIPDLRRLQAELETSE is encoded by the coding sequence ATGCCGGCTGTGCCTCATGTATTAACCATTCTTCGGCGAGTGCCCATTTTTAATGGACTTACTGAAACTGAATTTCAGTTCCTCGCAGAGCGGGCCGTGCCCCGCGACTATCACAAGGGGGAGATTCTTTTTACCGAAGGTGATCCCTGCACCGGCCTGTTTGTTATCGAGACCGGCCATGTACGGATCTTCAAAAGTTCGCCCAATGGCCGCGAACAGATTTTAACGGTTGAAGGCCCTGGGAGTTCGGTCGCAGAACTGCCGCTGTTCGATGGCGGCACTTACCCGGCATCTAGTGCTGCCGTCGGCGATGCCAGAATTTATTTCATCAGCAAACAGGACTTCCATTCCCTGTGCCTCGTGCATCCTCAAGTCCCTCTTAAAGTCCTTAAAGTGGTCGGTGGGCGTCTGCGAAAGCTGGTTGCAATTATTGAAGAGCTCTCTTTCACCACTGTTCGCTCAAGGCTCATTTCGGTGCTGATCCGTCTTGCGAAAACAGGAAAGAAGACCGCGGCAGGAATAGAGGTCCAATTGCCTTCCAGTAATCAGGAATTGGCATCAGAGATTGGCACAGTGCGGGAGCTGGTATCGCGCAACTTGAGCCGTTTGCAGGCTGAGGAACTCATCAGCATGGATGCCAAAACCGTGGTCATTCCCGATCTTCGACGATTGCAGGCCGAACTCGAAACCTCGGAATAA
- a CDS encoding mandelate racemase: MRRISQIVPVDRVEVKTYTVPTDFPESDGTLDWNRTTLVLVSVSGGGNQGIGYTYADTATASLIHNTLIPCLVGKDVMSPRAAYMAMWQRIRNLGRPGICSMAISAVDCALWDLKARLLNLPLVTLLGQVRDAAPIYGSGGFTSYSDRQLTNQLSGWVKRGIKRVKIKIGRDAIRDVERVRVARKAISSETELYVDANGAYSRKQALMQAERFLPFGVTWFEEPVSSDDLAGLRLVRDRAPSGMEIAAGEYGYDIFYFRNMLASGAVDVQQADVTRCGGITAFLQVAALCQAHNIPLSAHTAPALHTHVACAVHPFKNLEYFHDHVRIEAMLFDGLPQLVHGELRPDLSRPGNGLELKRADAERFAA; this comes from the coding sequence ATGCGGCGCATTTCACAGATCGTCCCCGTCGATCGCGTAGAGGTAAAAACTTACACGGTCCCAACCGACTTCCCTGAATCTGACGGTACCTTGGACTGGAACCGTACAACTTTGGTACTGGTCAGCGTTTCGGGCGGCGGCAACCAAGGCATCGGCTACACCTATGCCGACACTGCAACGGCATCTCTGATTCACAACACGCTGATTCCATGTTTGGTGGGGAAGGACGTCATGTCCCCACGGGCGGCTTACATGGCAATGTGGCAAAGGATACGCAATCTCGGTCGCCCTGGCATTTGTTCCATGGCGATCTCAGCCGTGGATTGCGCGCTATGGGACTTGAAAGCCCGCCTGCTGAATCTGCCGTTGGTCACTTTGCTGGGCCAGGTTAGAGATGCTGCGCCGATTTACGGCAGCGGTGGATTCACTTCTTACTCAGACAGGCAACTTACAAACCAACTCTCCGGCTGGGTAAAGCGGGGTATTAAGCGCGTAAAGATAAAAATCGGACGCGATGCCATCCGTGACGTGGAACGCGTCCGTGTCGCACGCAAAGCGATCTCTAGTGAAACCGAGCTCTACGTGGACGCTAACGGGGCTTACAGTCGCAAACAAGCGCTAATGCAGGCAGAGCGGTTTCTTCCCTTCGGCGTAACGTGGTTTGAAGAGCCGGTCTCATCTGACGACCTTGCTGGTCTTCGGCTCGTACGCGACCGGGCGCCGTCAGGCATGGAGATCGCTGCCGGGGAATACGGCTATGACATTTTCTATTTCCGCAACATGCTTGCCTCGGGAGCCGTGGATGTGCAGCAGGCCGACGTCACTCGTTGCGGCGGGATCACTGCATTTTTGCAGGTGGCGGCCCTTTGCCAGGCGCATAACATACCACTTTCAGCTCACACCGCTCCCGCGCTGCATACGCACGTTGCATGTGCAGTACACCCATTCAAGAACCTGGAATATTTCCACGATCATGTGCGCATTGAGGCCATGTTATTTGACGGTCTGCCGCAGCTAGTCCATGGAGAGCTACGCCCTGATTTGTCGCGCCCCGGAAACGGGCTTGAACTCAAGCGTGCTGATGCGGAACGATTCGCCGCATAA
- a CDS encoding SDR family oxidoreductase, which produces MAKHEVVVITGASAGVGRATVREFARRGASIGLIARGEDGLTAARREVEAAGGKALVLPVDVANAGAVEAAADYVEKTLGPIDIWVNNAMASVFSPIKEMTPEDFKRVTEVTYLGYVYGSLAALKRMLPRNRGTIVHVGSALAYRSIPLQAAYCAAKHAVLGFFASLRTELKHDHSKVRTTMVQMPALNTPQFGWVKSRLPRKAQPVPPIFQPEVAARAIYYAAHHPDRREYYVAWSTVKAIFGNKLVPSLGDDYLARTGYDSQQHDGPEDPNRPNNLWEPVAGDHGAHGAFDKRAHSFSMEMWLESHAKWLALAVGLTVAGATLSLVRRSASEENQGVEPQTNAAA; this is translated from the coding sequence GTGGCGAAGCATGAAGTAGTTGTTATCACCGGGGCTTCTGCGGGAGTGGGACGGGCCACCGTCCGCGAGTTTGCTCGACGGGGAGCATCGATAGGTTTAATTGCCAGGGGAGAAGACGGATTGACGGCAGCCCGCCGGGAAGTGGAGGCAGCGGGCGGTAAAGCGCTGGTCCTTCCAGTTGACGTCGCCAATGCCGGCGCGGTTGAAGCTGCGGCGGACTACGTGGAGAAAACCCTGGGGCCCATTGACATCTGGGTAAACAATGCTATGGCATCGGTTTTTTCGCCGATCAAAGAGATGACCCCAGAGGACTTTAAGCGAGTCACTGAGGTGACGTACCTTGGATATGTATATGGCTCGTTGGCAGCTCTCAAGCGTATGCTGCCAAGAAATCGCGGCACGATTGTGCATGTAGGCTCAGCGCTCGCCTATCGGAGCATACCGTTGCAAGCTGCTTATTGTGCCGCCAAGCACGCAGTGCTTGGCTTTTTCGCCTCATTGCGCACAGAGCTTAAGCACGATCACAGCAAAGTGCGTACGACCATGGTGCAAATGCCGGCTCTCAATACTCCGCAATTTGGCTGGGTGAAAAGCCGCCTGCCACGCAAGGCGCAACCGGTGCCGCCGATCTTTCAGCCAGAGGTGGCGGCCCGCGCTATTTATTACGCCGCGCATCATCCTGACCGCCGCGAGTATTACGTGGCGTGGTCCACCGTGAAGGCAATCTTCGGCAACAAACTTGTTCCTTCTTTGGGTGATGACTATCTTGCGCGCACCGGATATGACTCACAGCAACATGATGGCCCGGAAGATCCCAATCGCCCTAATAATCTCTGGGAGCCTGTTGCCGGAGATCACGGGGCCCACGGAGCTTTTGACAAGCGCGCACACTCCTTCAGTATGGAAATGTGGTTGGAAAGCCATGCCAAGTGGCTGGCCTTGGCTGTAGGATTGACCGTTGCCGGAGCCACACTCAGTTTGGTGAGACGATCAGCGTCAGAAGAGAATCAGGGCGTGGAACCGCAAACGAACGCGGCGGCATAG